A portion of the Sphingorhabdus pulchriflava genome contains these proteins:
- a CDS encoding methyl-accepting chemotaxis protein, whose translation MEKSLSAEFDTIVKAFDFDGQMATKCRELLAVVDDEMDDFSAYYWEYWTNFSTTEQLRNPDYVAQMVKSTASYIRERMRDIKGTTWREYLKAQIIAACKDRVPLGHLLAASTRASLRYFDIFDARIGADDPSRDRLMKTVHDFTAVELAVTSACYVHYQKIVQREQKEGYTAQFESDIGSSTAEISEQANILRQQAAASTAVAQGMLSKASEVATASEQSAVAMREAAQTAAGLIRAIEDTRSEVETAAEVANRATERAQEAVEATDTLSEQSKSIESILGLIRDIAGQTNLLALNATIEAARAGDAGRGFAVVAQEVKSLANQTAQATDEIAEKITAIQNATKASVESNVSIKSAVEDVHHSAERIRHAMEEQAQTVTMITASVDETALAADLMSNTIAAIRADTENVVSEISQLESGFGDVDGKISALQANAGKFAANLIR comes from the coding sequence ATGGAAAAGTCGCTTTCGGCTGAGTTTGACACGATCGTCAAAGCCTTTGATTTCGATGGCCAGATGGCCACGAAATGCCGGGAATTGCTCGCTGTTGTCGACGACGAAATGGACGATTTCTCCGCCTATTATTGGGAATATTGGACCAATTTCAGCACAACCGAACAGTTGCGCAACCCGGACTATGTGGCGCAGATGGTCAAGTCGACCGCAAGCTACATCCGCGAGCGCATGCGCGACATCAAAGGCACAACGTGGCGCGAATATCTGAAAGCGCAGATCATCGCAGCCTGCAAGGACCGTGTACCTCTTGGCCACCTGCTTGCTGCATCAACCCGCGCCAGCCTTCGTTATTTTGACATTTTCGATGCCAGAATTGGCGCCGATGACCCATCGCGCGACCGGCTGATGAAAACAGTGCACGATTTCACAGCGGTGGAACTGGCCGTGACTTCTGCTTGCTATGTACATTATCAAAAAATCGTCCAGCGCGAACAGAAAGAGGGCTACACCGCGCAGTTCGAAAGCGACATCGGCTCAAGTACTGCTGAAATTTCAGAGCAAGCGAATATCCTGCGCCAGCAGGCCGCAGCCAGCACTGCAGTTGCTCAAGGCATGCTCAGCAAAGCTTCGGAGGTCGCCACAGCGTCGGAGCAGTCAGCTGTGGCGATGCGCGAAGCGGCGCAGACCGCTGCAGGCCTGATCCGCGCCATTGAAGACACCCGCTCCGAAGTCGAAACCGCAGCCGAAGTGGCTAATCGCGCAACCGAGCGCGCTCAGGAAGCTGTCGAGGCAACCGATACATTGTCGGAACAGTCCAAATCCATCGAGTCCATTCTCGGCCTGATTCGTGACATCGCTGGTCAGACAAATCTGCTCGCATTGAACGCAACGATCGAAGCTGCCCGTGCCGGCGATGCCGGACGGGGATTCGCCGTCGTCGCGCAAGAGGTAAAAAGCCTCGCTAACCAGACCGCACAGGCAACGGACGAAATTGCCGAAAAAATCACCGCTATCCAGAATGCAACCAAAGCCTCTGTCGAATCAAACGTGTCGATAAAATCCGCAGTTGAAGATGTGCACCATTCGGCAGAGCGTATCCGCCATGCAATGGAAGAGCAGGCCCAGACTGTCACGATGATTACGGCTTCGGTTGACGAAACCGCACTTGCAGCCGACCTGATGTCGAACACCATTGCTGCAATCCGTGCCGACACCGAAAATGTCGTTTCAGAAATTTCCCAGCTTGAAAGCGGCTTTGGCGATGTCGATGGCAAGATTTCCGCACTTCAGGCAAATGCCGGAAAGTTTGCGGCCAATCTGATCCGCTAA